The Micropterus dolomieu isolate WLL.071019.BEF.003 ecotype Adirondacks linkage group LG20, ASM2129224v1, whole genome shotgun sequence genome has a segment encoding these proteins:
- the LOC123959223 gene encoding pro-cathepsin H-like isoform X1 encodes MAPGVVWFITTVFSLVHLTPLILLEEENEFKQWMSQGFCGSCWTFSTTGCLESVNAIATGKLIPLSEQQLIDCAKAFNNHGCLGGLPSQAFEYIRYSKGLMTEEDYPYKGHDDSCHFEPALAAAFVLDVVNITSYDEKAMVDAVASLNPVSFAFDVTHEFMHYKEGVYSSTQCKNTADMVNHAVLAVGYGAEENGMPYWIVKNSWGTVWGMDGYFLIERGKNMCGLAACSSYPVPLV; translated from the exons ATGGCGCCCGGTGTGGTTTGGTTCATCACCACCGTTTTTAGTTTAGTTCATTTAACACCGTTAATTTTACTCGAAG AGGAAAATGAATTCAAACAGTGGATGTCACAG GGTTTCTGTGGAAGCTGCTGGACCTTCTCTACCACTGGATGTTTGGAGTCAGTGAATGCTATCGCTACTGGCAAGCTAATACCTCTG TCTGAACAGCAGCTGATAGACTGTGCCAAAGCCTTCAACAATCATGGATGCTTGGG TGGGCTCCCCAGCCAGGCATTTGAGTACATCAGATACAGCAAAGGTCTTATGACTGAAGAGGACTATCCCTACAAAGGCCAT GATGACTCTTGCCATTTTGAGCCTGCGCTTGCAGCTGCTTTTGTCCTTGATGTTGTCAACATAACAAGT TATGATGAAAAGGCCATGGTTGATGCTGTGGCCTCGCTCAACCCTGTGTCCTTCGCCTTTGACGTCACGCATGAATTTATGCACTACAAAGAAGGTGTTTATTCAAG CACCCAGTGTAAGAACACTGCAGACATGGTGAATCATGCGGTCCTGGCTGTGGGTTACGGTGCTGAAGAGAACGGCATGCCATATTGGATTGTGAAGAACTCTTGGGGCACAGTCTGGGGAATGGACGG ATATTTTTTGATTGAGCGAGGAAAAAACATGTGTGGACTGGCTGCATGCTCATCCTACCCTGTGCCTTTAGTTTGA
- the wdr76 gene encoding WD repeat-containing protein 76 has product MATKRSTREAVVKVQLLDTSPVDVSRAVRRSSRNTLPSKRFQYSPESSAAETRKRKRRTKTHNDSQNDRKDIKEEEDVKKSDVERTFGGHGGLSAYELERLENIRQNQAFLSSINLFQATEELKQLTRPKPSQRGLMRSQAAVKEMLPPRKSLRLQNKEAEILTLPPEPKGMLIYEESLPLKKPPGPLPMDPVNMEEGSKLPPQLLELCSEDVTEERKMELDLNEYRSFLKNMKINEDRVAKVVKGCIFSAAFHPCTSSLLMAAGSKTGQVGLWKLGGDWGDDGVLLFEPHTRSVACMAFSRAHPTHLLSLSYDGSLRCMDVEKAVFDDVYGIEDGLKTFDFMSHDCSTLVVGSWYGEVAIVDRRTPGNSHESLHSLDLKVRCVSVHPLQKQYFAVAESKVVSIYDSRCLKKTKSQTVSQLHGHSLSINSAYFSPCSGNRVLTSCMDNYIRIYDTSAMTTKSPLLKSIGHNMHTGRWLAKLSAVWDPKQENCFVVGSMMRPRRVQVFHENGQPQHSFLDDENLNTVLSVTAFHPTRNALLGGNASGRLHVFSD; this is encoded by the exons ATGGCGACAAAACGGTCAACACGCGAAGCTGTTGTAAAGGTACAGTTATTG GATACGAGTCCTGTGGATGTCTCCCGAGCAGTCCGTAGATCCTCACGAAACACCCTGCCATCTAAACGCTTCCAGTACTCTCCTGAAAGCAGCGCAGCAGAAACACGCAAAAGGAAACGG cgaacaaaaacacacaatgacagCCAGAATGACAGAAAGGACattaaggaggaggaggatgttaAAAAGAGTGATGTGGAGCGCACATTT GGTGGACACGGAGGACTCTCTGCATATGAACTTGAGCGCCTGGAGAACATCAGACAGAACCAAGCGTTCCTGTCTTCTATCAACTTATTCCAG GCAACTGAGGAGTTGAAGCAGTTGACACGGCCAAAGCCATCGCAGAGGGGTCTCATGAG GTCACAGGCTGCTGTAAAAGAAATGCTGCCACCTCGCAAATCCCTGCGTCTCCAAAATAAAGAAGCAGAGATCTTGACACTTCCCCCTGAACCCAAGGGGATGCTGATCTATGAAGAG TCTTTGCCACTCAAGAAGCCTCCTGGGCCCCTGCCCATGGATCCCGTTAACATGGAAGAGGGAAGCAAGCTGCCTCCACAACTTCTTGAGCTGTGCTCTGAG GATGTAACAGAAGAAAGGAAGATGGAACTTGATCTGAATGA GTACCGCTCATTCCTTAAGAACATGAAGATAAATGAGGACAGAGTGGCCAAAGTAGTGAAGGGCTGCATCTTCTCTGCTGCCTTCCACCCTTGCACCAGCAGCCTGTTGATGGCTGCAGGATCCAAGACGGGGCAAGTTGGACTCTGGAAGTTG GGTGGTGATTGGGGTGATGATGGCGTGCTGCTCTTTGAGCCCCACACTCGTTCAGTGGCCTGCATGGCGTTCTCCAGGGCTCATCCCACCCACCTGCTGAGCCTCAGCTATGACGGATCTCTACGCTGCATGGATGTAGAGAAGGCTGTCTTTGATGAT GTGTATGGCATTGAAGACGGACTGAAAACATTTGACTTCATGTCACATGACTGTTCGACACTAGTGGTTGGGAGCTGGTATGGAGAAGTTGCCATTGTTGATAGACGCACCCCAGG AAACTCCCATGAGTCCCTACACTCATTGGACCTCAAGGTCCGTTGTGTTAGCGTCCACCCTCTACAGAAGCAGTACTTTGCTGTGGCAGAAAGCAA GGTAGTGAGTATTTACGACAGCAGATGCCTGAAGAAGACTAAAAGTCAGACAGTCTCCCAGCTGCATGGCCACTCTTTAAGCATAAACAGCGCTTATTTCTCCCCTTGTTCAGGCAACAGAGTTCTCACCTCCTGTATGGATAACTACATAAG GATATATGACACATCTGCAATGACCACTAAATCTCCCTTGCTGAAATCCATCGG ACATAACATGCACACAGGCCGCTGGCTGGCCAAATTGTCAGCTGTGTGGGACCCCAAACAGGAAAACTGCTTTGTGGTGGGGAGCATGATGAGGCCTCGGAGGGTGCAGGTGTTCCATGAAAACGGCCAGCCGCAGCACTCCTTCTTAGATGACGAGAACCTTAACACAGTGCTGTCCGTCACTGCTTTCCACCCCACAAGGAACGCCTTACTGGGTGGCAATGCGTCCGGGCGCCTGCATGTCTTCTCCGACTGA
- the LOC123959223 gene encoding pro-cathepsin H-like isoform X2, with product MQTLLQPVCPQVAILQVKKENEFKQWMSQGFCGSCWTFSTTGCLESVNAIATGKLIPLSEQQLIDCAKAFNNHGCLGGLPSQAFEYIRYSKGLMTEEDYPYKGHDDSCHFEPALAAAFVLDVVNITSYDEKAMVDAVASLNPVSFAFDVTHEFMHYKEGVYSSTQCKNTADMVNHAVLAVGYGAEENGMPYWIVKNSWGTVWGMDGYFLIERGKNMCGLAACSSYPVPLV from the exons ATGCAGACACTTCTTCAGCCTGTTTGTCCTCAAGTGGCGATCTTACAAGTTAAAA AGGAAAATGAATTCAAACAGTGGATGTCACAG GGTTTCTGTGGAAGCTGCTGGACCTTCTCTACCACTGGATGTTTGGAGTCAGTGAATGCTATCGCTACTGGCAAGCTAATACCTCTG TCTGAACAGCAGCTGATAGACTGTGCCAAAGCCTTCAACAATCATGGATGCTTGGG TGGGCTCCCCAGCCAGGCATTTGAGTACATCAGATACAGCAAAGGTCTTATGACTGAAGAGGACTATCCCTACAAAGGCCAT GATGACTCTTGCCATTTTGAGCCTGCGCTTGCAGCTGCTTTTGTCCTTGATGTTGTCAACATAACAAGT TATGATGAAAAGGCCATGGTTGATGCTGTGGCCTCGCTCAACCCTGTGTCCTTCGCCTTTGACGTCACGCATGAATTTATGCACTACAAAGAAGGTGTTTATTCAAG CACCCAGTGTAAGAACACTGCAGACATGGTGAATCATGCGGTCCTGGCTGTGGGTTACGGTGCTGAAGAGAACGGCATGCCATATTGGATTGTGAAGAACTCTTGGGGCACAGTCTGGGGAATGGACGG ATATTTTTTGATTGAGCGAGGAAAAAACATGTGTGGACTGGCTGCATGCTCATCCTACCCTGTGCCTTTAGTTTGA